A genomic region of Candidatus Methylomirabilota bacterium contains the following coding sequences:
- a CDS encoding aconitate hydratase translates to MPGQSVTRKLIDAHLVSGKAVAGEEIGLRVDQCLLTDTNGNMAWLQFETMGFPRVKPSRVVTYIDHNVYQTDSRNTDDHRYLQTAAARYGSWFSKPGNGICHQVHFESFSVPGQFVLGTDSHTPLCGSTGMLAIGSGGLDVAVAMGGGAYHLPMPRVVRVTLTGELKPWVHAKDVILELLRRYSVRGGSGKIFEYAGPGAASLSLPQRATICNMGAELTLTTSVFPSDEATRRYFALLGREGSWQPLAADADAEYDEEIELDLGSLEPLVALPSSPDKVVPAREVAGTAIDQVMVGSCTNSSWEDMWAVGQTLKGRQIAPSIHFVVFPGSGRILEIMSREGLLTDLLVAGATVSEPTCGSCAGIGHVPAAGSKSLRAFNRNFSGRSGVKDDQIYLCSPLTAAASALTGVITDPRDMGAAPPRHYPASLVASTAGFIPPLPETEAGSVRVLKGPNIKEVPRGRPLEDSLALPVLIKLGDKVSTDDISPSGTAVLVFRSNVPAIAEFTFRNADADFVARAKAAGAGILVGGEIYGQGSSREAAVLGPLHLGVRAVLVKSFARIHRANLINWGLAPLEFDDPATYDTIERGDVLRLDGIRSALQAGRKIRVINERTGAAFEVRCVLTPRERDILLAGGLLCQTAAQSSKNPSPPSGERAAVRAETLASSDEARAE, encoded by the coding sequence ATGCCAGGCCAAAGCGTCACTCGCAAGCTGATCGACGCGCACCTCGTCTCCGGCAAGGCCGTGGCCGGAGAGGAGATCGGCCTGCGCGTGGATCAGTGCCTCCTCACCGACACCAACGGCAACATGGCCTGGCTCCAGTTCGAGACCATGGGCTTCCCCCGGGTCAAGCCCTCACGCGTCGTCACTTATATCGATCACAACGTCTACCAGACCGACTCGCGCAACACGGATGACCACCGCTATCTCCAGACGGCGGCCGCGCGCTACGGCTCCTGGTTCTCCAAGCCGGGCAATGGCATCTGCCACCAGGTCCACTTCGAGTCCTTCAGCGTGCCGGGCCAGTTCGTTCTCGGGACGGACAGCCATACGCCGCTCTGCGGATCCACGGGCATGCTGGCCATCGGCTCGGGCGGGCTCGACGTGGCCGTGGCCATGGGCGGCGGCGCCTATCACCTGCCCATGCCTCGCGTCGTGCGCGTCACTCTCACGGGCGAGCTCAAGCCCTGGGTGCATGCCAAGGACGTGATCCTCGAGCTGCTGCGGCGCTACAGCGTGCGCGGGGGCAGCGGGAAGATCTTCGAGTACGCGGGCCCGGGCGCCGCCTCGCTCTCCCTGCCCCAGCGCGCGACCATCTGCAACATGGGCGCCGAGCTGACGCTGACCACGAGTGTCTTCCCCTCGGACGAGGCGACGCGCCGCTACTTCGCGCTCCTCGGTCGGGAAGGAAGCTGGCAGCCGCTCGCCGCGGACGCCGATGCCGAGTACGACGAGGAGATCGAGCTCGACCTCGGCTCGCTCGAGCCCCTGGTGGCCCTGCCCTCTTCGCCCGACAAAGTGGTGCCGGCTCGCGAGGTCGCCGGCACCGCCATCGACCAGGTCATGGTCGGCTCCTGCACCAATTCCTCGTGGGAGGACATGTGGGCCGTGGGCCAGACCCTCAAGGGTCGGCAGATCGCGCCGAGCATTCACTTCGTGGTCTTTCCCGGCTCGGGCCGCATCCTCGAGATCATGTCTCGCGAGGGACTCTTGACCGATCTTCTCGTGGCCGGCGCCACCGTCTCGGAGCCGACCTGCGGATCGTGCGCGGGGATCGGCCACGTCCCCGCGGCGGGCAGCAAGAGCCTGCGCGCGTTCAACCGCAATTTTTCCGGACGGAGCGGGGTCAAGGACGATCAGATCTATCTCTGCTCGCCCCTCACCGCGGCCGCCTCCGCGCTCACGGGAGTCATCACCGATCCGCGCGACATGGGGGCGGCGCCGCCCCGCCACTATCCCGCCTCGCTGGTGGCCAGCACGGCCGGCTTCATCCCGCCCTTGCCCGAGACGGAGGCCGGCTCGGTGCGGGTGCTCAAGGGACCTAATATCAAGGAAGTGCCGCGGGGCCGGCCCCTCGAAGACTCGCTGGCGCTCCCCGTGCTGATCAAGCTCGGCGACAAGGTCTCGACGGACGACATCTCGCCCTCGGGCACCGCCGTCCTCGTCTTCCGCTCCAATGTGCCCGCCATCGCCGAGTTCACGTTCAGGAACGCGGACGCTGACTTCGTCGCGCGAGCCAAGGCCGCCGGCGCCGGCATCCTCGTGGGCGGCGAGATCTACGGCCAGGGCTCCTCGCGCGAGGCCGCCGTGCTCGGGCCTTTGCACCTGGGCGTGCGCGCAGTCCTCGTCAAGAGCTTCGCCCGGATCCACCGCGCCAACCTGATCAACTGGGGACTGGCCCCTCTCGAGTTCGACGACCCGGCCACGTACGATACGATAGAGCGCGGGGACGTCCTGAGACTCGACGGCATTCGATCCGCGCTTCAGGCGGGGAGGAAGATCCGCGTGATCAACGAGCGGACGGGAGCGGCCTTCGAGGTCCGCTGCGTGCTGACCCCACGCGAGCGCGACATCCTCCTCGCCGGCGGCCTCCTGTGCCAAACCGCGGCGCAGTCCTCTAAGAATCCCTCTCCCCCATCGGGGGAGAGGGCCGCAGTTCGAGCCGAGACGCTCGCCTCGAGCGACGAGGCGAGGGCTGAGTAA
- a CDS encoding PrpF domain-containing protein: MTQARVRAVYMRGGTSRCLVFHESDLPAAGPERDYILLAALGSPDPYGRQLDGLGGGISSLSKACIIGPAAHHGADVDYTFAQVEIGKPHVDYTGNCGNCSSAVGPFAIEERLIEPVDGQTLVRIHNTNTKKLIVARVPVVAGQPAVHGDFELPGVAGTGARIALDFLEPGGAGTGRLLPTGKPRDIVEGVEASLVDASIPMVFVRARDLGLTGTEMPQAVDADKALASRLEKIRVAASHLMGIPGSAATPKIAMVTAPAEYTALDGTRVGKDATDVVGRAISMANCHRAFPLTSSMCLAVASRIEGTLVHECSTAKPGADVRLGHPSGVLPLDAAVAKHGGEYVAERVTVYRTARRLMEGWVRIP; encoded by the coding sequence ATGACTCAAGCGCGCGTCAGGGCGGTCTACATGCGCGGTGGCACGAGCCGCTGCCTGGTATTCCATGAAAGTGACCTCCCCGCAGCGGGCCCCGAGCGCGACTACATCCTCCTCGCCGCCCTCGGCAGCCCCGATCCCTACGGCCGCCAGCTCGACGGCCTCGGCGGCGGCATCTCCTCCCTGTCCAAGGCCTGCATCATTGGCCCCGCCGCCCATCACGGCGCCGACGTGGACTATACCTTCGCGCAAGTGGAGATCGGCAAGCCCCACGTGGACTACACGGGCAATTGCGGCAACTGCTCCTCGGCGGTGGGACCCTTCGCCATCGAGGAGCGCCTCATCGAGCCCGTGGATGGCCAGACCCTCGTCCGCATCCACAACACGAATACGAAGAAGCTCATCGTGGCGCGCGTACCCGTCGTCGCCGGCCAGCCCGCCGTCCACGGCGACTTCGAGCTACCCGGCGTGGCCGGCACGGGCGCGCGCATCGCGCTCGATTTCCTCGAGCCAGGCGGCGCGGGTACCGGCCGGCTGCTCCCGACGGGCAAGCCGCGTGACATCGTGGAGGGCGTCGAGGCATCGCTCGTGGACGCCTCCATTCCCATGGTCTTCGTCCGCGCCCGTGACCTCGGGCTCACGGGCACCGAGATGCCCCAGGCCGTGGACGCAGACAAGGCACTCGCCTCGCGGCTCGAGAAGATCCGCGTCGCCGCGTCCCACCTCATGGGCATTCCCGGCAGCGCCGCGACACCCAAGATCGCCATGGTGACGGCACCCGCCGAATACACGGCCCTCGACGGCACGCGCGTCGGGAAGGACGCCACGGACGTGGTCGGGCGGGCCATCTCCATGGCCAACTGCCATCGCGCCTTCCCCTTGACCTCGTCCATGTGCCTCGCCGTGGCCTCACGTATCGAGGGCACGCTGGTGCACGAGTGTTCGACGGCCAAGCCGGGCGCCGATGTCCGCCTCGGCCATCCCTCGGGCGTCCTACCCCTCGACGCCGCCGTCGCCAAGCACGGGGGCGAGTACGTCGCCGAGCGCGTCACCGTCTACCGCACCGCGCGCCGTCTGATGGAAGGCTGGGTCCGCATCCCCTGA